The following proteins are co-located in the Macaca thibetana thibetana isolate TM-01 chromosome 6, ASM2454274v1, whole genome shotgun sequence genome:
- the SMIM32 gene encoding small integral membrane protein 32: MYGDIFNATGGPEAAVDSALAPGATVKAEGALPLELATARGMRDGAATKPDLPTYLLLFFLLLLSVALVVLFIGCQLRHSAFAALPHDRSLRDARAPWKTRPV; encoded by the coding sequence ATGTACGGCGACATATTCAACGCCACGGGCGGCCCCGAGGCGGCGGTAGACAGCGCGCTGGCCCCAGGAGCCACGGTCAAGGCAGAAGGCGCTTTGCCGCTGGAGCTGGCCACTGCGCGCGGTATGCGGGACGGCGCGGCCACAAAGCCCGACCTGCCCACCTACCTGCTGCtcttcttcctgctgctgctctCGGTGGCGCTCGTCGTCCTCTTCATCGGTTGCCAGCTGCGCCATTCGGCCTTTGCCGCGCTGCCCCACGACCGCTCGCTGCGCGATGCCCGCGCGCCCTGGAAGACGCGGCCGGTGTAG